The nucleotide sequence ATATAAGCATCACCCCCTAAATGTAACCGTTATCATTTTTCTCGACAGAAAGCTTTCTTTTATATTTTTTCTTGAAGAATCCCACAGCTATCTCTAACCATCAATTCTGTAGGAATGGTAACCTTGTAAGGAATATTACGACCATCCATTCGATCTAATAGGAGCTTTACTGCAGTTCGTCCCATTAGCTCTGTATGTACTCTAATGGTGGTTAGTGAAGAGCTAGCGAATTGCGCCATTTCTATATCATCGAAGCTAACCAATGCTACATCCTCTGGAACTTTTAAACCGGATTCTTGTAAAGCTCGTAATGCCCCAACTGCCATAGGATCACTGGCTACCACAAAAGCTTCTGGTAGCTTTTTAGATGAGATAGCTTTTTTCATTAGTTGATAGCCATCTGTCATGGTATAATCCCCGATATATACATTAGACTTCTTAAATAGATTCTTTTCTCGCAAACGGCTCTCAAATGTAATTTGCCTGTCATCATTCAAACAATCTTGCACTGTGTTTGAATGCTCCATTTGTTTTCCACCAATAAAACCTAAATTTTTGTATCCATGGTTTAGTAAGTGGTCTATAACTAGAATAGTAGCCTTCTTAAAATCAACCACAACAGCATCATATAAAGAGTCGTCTGGCGAGTAGTCCACATATACAACTCTTTCGGGTGATATGCCCATCTTTTTTACAAGTGTTGGATTTACTCTTCCGATTACAATTAATCCGTCTAAGTCTTCCACTAGAGGAATCTTGCTGTAATCATGGAGTCGTAAAATGTTGGTCTGAGAAATCCCGTGTTTATTAGCCTCATTTTCTATCCCTTGCCTTATGGAGAGAAAATAAGGATCACTCAGTTCCTCTTCCACGGATTGGCATAAGAAAATACCTAGACTTAATCCTTTTCCTTTTTTCTTTCTAGATTGTTTCGTAATGTACTGTAATTCCTCCGCAACTTTCCATATCCTTTTTCTCGTATTTTCTTGAACTGATAACGTTTCGTCATTATTGAGTACCCTTGAAACCGTGGAGATTGACACGTCTGCCTTGTTTGCGATATCCCTAATTGTAGCCATTCTATTACTCCTTATGTTTAGTAAAATTTTTCTATATTTGTTAACTAGTACTCTGCATATTGGATGTTAACTTGGTTAGAATTAGATAAATATTTACTTCATGTTTACTGATTAAAAGTTATGATTATGACTACAAAATAAAAAAAGCAGTAAAAAAGTTTTCTCACTTTTTTACTGCTTTCCTTTACTTCGTCGATTCCCTTACAACCAACTCATGCTCTAGCATTCGACTTTCTACTTCTTTCCCTTGAATCCGATCAATCAACATGTTCACCGCGGTACACCCCATCGCGTACATCGGCTGGGATACGGTCGTCAAGGTTGGATACGTCATGTTAGAAAAACTGATTTTATCAAAGCCAATGATGGCGATATCTTCAGGTACCTTTAATCCTCTCGAATGAATTTCTTTCAATGCACCAATGGCTAACACATCCGACACAGCAAAAACTGCTGTTGGCTTATCTGGCAAATCCAATAAGTGCTTTATAGCTACCTGGCCATCCTCAAAGTCTACTTCTTCTGTGTGATAAATCCACTTTTCTTCAATCGCTAGACTATGTTCCTTTAACGCTCTTTCAAAGCCCTGCCTACGTTCTCTGGCGTATAAAAATTTTTCATCAGAGTTAATCAGTGCAATTCGTTCATGTCCAACTTCTATTAAATGTTTAACGGCATGATAGGCAGCTTCTTCATTATTAATGGTGACATAAGGAATGTGTCCATGCTCATCATACTCACTGCATTGAACAATCGGGTAAGTTTCAGCTAATTCAAACAATCGCTCCTTATTAACGGTTGGATCCATGGAAATAACACCATCTGCCATTCTGTTTTTCACTAAATTAAAGTAAATAGATTCTCGCTCTGGATTGGAGTCTGTATCACAAAGCAAGATGTTATAGTTAAGACTTATCGCGGTATCTTCAATTCCATTTATTATTTCGGCATAGAAAGGATTGGAAATACTCGGGATGAGAACAAGTAATAATCTACTTTCAGACGTACGCAGATTTCTTCCTAGTAGACTTGGCTCGTAATTAAGCTCCTTGATTGCTTGCTCGACTTTTTCCTTCGTCTTATCAGAAACAATAGCTTGTTTATTAAGAACGCGTGACACTGTGGCAACGGATACCCCAGCCTTTTTGGCAACCTCTTGAATGTTTGCCACGGAATCACCTCAAATCAGATGTAATCGTTTACATTATTATCTTATTATGAAATGAAAAATTTGTCAATTAGGCGAAGAGTAGTAAAGCCAGGAATCGTGTCCCTGGCTTATCTCTCGGAGCGTGCGGAAGAAAGAAGTAGAACAATCGCAGTAACAATGTGCATTACCATACCAACAAACGGAATCCAAGCAATGAGGGACGTGATAATACCTAGCACACTCCCAGATGTGGATCCACCATCCCGCTTCGTAAATACTAATGTAACGATATGAAAGATGAGCATAAATCCCAATGGAGTCCATAGGTTTCCTAATACTATAGAAGCACCTAAAAAGGGGACCCCAAGGATTGCTTCACAAATACCAGTTGCTAGTTTTAACAATCTAGAAATCGACAAAATTTTCACCACCGTTTTTTCCATAGTCTAACATATCTATGATCATATGAGAAAAGAAAAAATCGGGTCCGCACCCGATTTTTATTCTTCGATATAACCACCATTCTCTTCTATAATCGCTAGGGCTCGGTTGGAGTCTTCTTCTGCAACTTCAAAAAGTACTTTATAAGGATCATGCTCACTCTCATCATTTCCTGCATGCATTACTTCTCTTAATGTATCTAGGATTCCTGTGTGATCTTCGGGAACTTGCTCCACTGTTAAGTTCTCGACTTTTAGAGCTTGTAGCTTAGCTTGAACATCCACTGCATCATTTTCAGTCTGGAAAAAAGCAGATAGCTTGTCCATGATTAACACCTCCTAGTGTTCTTATCTGTACTATTACCGAATTATCCAATTTTAAACGTTACGTTTCTGTCTTCATGGTTACAATGCTGTAACAGTTCTTTCATTTATAACTTAAATTTCTAGCAGAATTCGTTCATGCATACTGAGCTTACTCTGATCCAACATACTTATTTTAAATACAAATACATTCATACGCATAAGAAATCCCACTACCAATGGCAGTGGGATTCTCACCTATTCTATTGTATTGTCATTCATAAGATTCACAACTTCTTCTGGCTGCAATGCTTGTTTAAATATACGAACCTCATCAACTGCTCCGCGCATTTGTAACGCTTCCGGATTCCATGGAGCGCCTCCAATAATAAGGGGCTCATCATTGTTTAAAATAGGGACAGATCCAGCAGAAATATTGGCTACTTCTTCTCCATTAATATAGGCAATAAGACGGTCATCCTTCTTAAAGGTAAGGGCTAAATGTACCCATTCTTGAGAAGGAATCTCTCCTTCATTAAAGGATAGTCTTGGTCCACCTTCCGTCCATATTTCTGGATAGATACCGCCATCAACTGCTAATAGATATCCATTCCCGATGGAAGTCTTTCCTATAATTTTTTGATCCTGCTGAGCATCATCTAATTTTAACCATGTTGCAATCGATAGTTCGTCTCCTCCATTAAGAAACTCCGAATTTGGGACCTCAATCCAGCCGCCATCAAGTCTGATTGCTTTCCCGAACTTACCTTCAACGATTTCAGTATTGCCGTTTAGAACACCGTTTTGTTCATAAGGAGATTGATCACTTGCATCCTCTTCATCAAAGGACATTGATAGAACTGGTTTATCAATGTGTAAAACCTTCAAAGTACCTATTTGATCATTCACTTGTACTTCATGAATCCCTAATGGCAAGCCGGAGACCGTGAACGTAACCGTTTGAGTCTCTTCAGGAGCCAAAGCGATCGTTTTGACTTCTTTCTGCTCTCCATTAATGGATAAGGTAATTTCCTTCTCGCCTTCAGACATTCCTACATTTTGAATATCCACGGAAACTGTAGCGTCCTGACCCGGTGCGATAGCAGGAATGTTTAACGAACTCAATTCAAAGATAGGAACTTGATATACTTCTTCTCGATACTTCCACTTCCCTTTACCAGGTATAGTGTCTTTATTAGCCTGAAGGATATACCCTTTTAAAGCTGTCATATCTGCTTCTAGTTGTGATTGTGCTTTGTTTGAAACTTTCTTAGCTTTTTTAAGGTGCTTAAGGAAATCTTCTGCCTTTTTAGCTGCCTGCGTATAATGATTCTTTTCAAGCTGGTGCTCTACTTGATTCATTTCTTTCTGCAGTTTTTTCATATCATGCTTAGAAACATCGCCAGACTCATGAAAATCCTTAAGAGTTCCCTCTATCGTTTTCAACTTGTTCTTCACATCTCCAAAACCGAGGAACTCTACTTCAGCTAATGCAATTTGATTAGCACCTTGATTGTCCTTAAATTGAATTCGATAGTATTGATAGTCTCCGGGGTTATCGATCGTAAATGGCTGGGTATAGCTTCTCCATTTAAAGGATACATTTTCTTCACGGTCTAGTAATGTCCACCGCTTCCCATCATTTGAACCGATTACTTCCCAGCTTTTCGGATCTTGTTCTTTCTTCTCACCTGAAGTTAACGTGTACATCATCGCCCGCTTCGCTTTGGAATCAAATTTATATTGAACCCATGCCTTTTCTTTCGAGAGTGATAAGGTGGTGTCAGACGTGTTATCAAACCAGGCTTTTGCTACACCTTGATCACTATGATGCGCTTGGCCTTTTCCATCATCCGTTAAATCAGATAGAGGATCAAGTTCTAAGGAAGTACCATTCGTATCTATATCTGTTAGGGAAGTTGGTAATGCCTTTTCTGATGTTCCCCATTTGGATGGTTTTGCACCCATTTCAAATTCTAATGTCGCACCATTTGCCAAAAGCTCGTGCGAGATAGATGTTTTGTCGTACTGTTTCCCGTTCACTTTCAAGCTTTGAACGTATTTATTTTCTTTGCTTACGTTTGGTGCTTTAATCACAATGTCCTTCCCATTTTCTAGATGAATCGTCATCTTCTCAAAATGTGGTGCCCCAATTGCATAGTTTGGTGATCCCATTTGCAATGGATAGAAGCCAGCCGCACTGAAAATATACCATGCAGACATTTCACCGTTGTCCTCATCTCCAGCATAGCCTTGCCCGATTTCACTACCAAGATAGAGACGGGACATAATTTCGCTAATTTTTTCTTGCGTTTTCCACGGTTGGCCTGCGTAATTGTACATGTACGCGATGTGATGTGATGGCTGATTACTATGGCCATACATGCCCATACGCACGTCCCTAGCCTCTCTCATCTCATGGATTACGCCTCCGTAGTGACCTGGATGATGGGCTGTTTCAGGAGTCGAGAAAAATTCGTCTAGCTTTTCTGCAAATGCTTCACGGCTTCCGTATAGA is from Radiobacillus kanasensis and encodes:
- a CDS encoding LacI family DNA-binding transcriptional regulator, producing MATIRDIANKADVSISTVSRVLNNDETLSVQENTRKRIWKVAEELQYITKQSRKKKGKGLSLGIFLCQSVEEELSDPYFLSIRQGIENEANKHGISQTNILRLHDYSKIPLVEDLDGLIVIGRVNPTLVKKMGISPERVVYVDYSPDDSLYDAVVVDFKKATILVIDHLLNHGYKNLGFIGGKQMEHSNTVQDCLNDDRQITFESRLREKNLFKKSNVYIGDYTMTDGYQLMKKAISSKKLPEAFVVASDPMAVGALRALQESGLKVPEDVALVSFDDIEMAQFASSSLTTIRVHTELMGRTAVKLLLDRMDGRNIPYKVTIPTELMVRDSCGILQEKI
- a CDS encoding LacI family DNA-binding transcriptional regulator, with protein sequence MANIQEVAKKAGVSVATVSRVLNKQAIVSDKTKEKVEQAIKELNYEPSLLGRNLRTSESRLLLVLIPSISNPFYAEIINGIEDTAISLNYNILLCDTDSNPERESIYFNLVKNRMADGVISMDPTVNKERLFELAETYPIVQCSEYDEHGHIPYVTINNEEAAYHAVKHLIEVGHERIALINSDEKFLYARERRQGFERALKEHSLAIEEKWIYHTEEVDFEDGQVAIKHLLDLPDKPTAVFAVSDVLAIGALKEIHSRGLKVPEDIAIIGFDKISFSNMTYPTLTTVSQPMYAMGCTAVNMLIDRIQGKEVESRMLEHELVVRESTK